A segment of the Populus alba chromosome 9, ASM523922v2, whole genome shotgun sequence genome:
GAGGAAGAAATATGAAGAACTGCGCGTAGATTGGGAACAGGAGTATGGTCCTAAAAGATTCTCCTACAAGGATTTATACAAAGCAACTACAGGTTTCACGGACAGGAAGTTGCTGGGAAGTGGAGGTTTTGGAAAGGTTTACAGAGGAGTACTGCCTTCTTCCAATATGCAAGTCGCGATCAAGAAAGTATCCCATGATTCCAAACAAGGAACTAAGCAGTTTGTTGCTGAGATTGCTAGCATGGGAAGGCTGAGGCACAGGAACTTGGTCCAGCTCCTAGGCTATTGCCGGAGAAAGGGAGAGCTCCTCTTGGTCTATGATTACATGCCCCGTGGAAGCCTTGATAAACTCCTATTTCGCAATGACACGCCCAGCCTTAATTGGGTTCAGCGACATCAGGTCCTCAGaggagttgcgtctgccctTCTTTACCTCCATGAAGAGTGGGAACAGGTTGTTCTGCATAGAGATGTGAAAGCTAGCAATATATTGTTAGATGATGATTTCAATGGTCGACTAGGAGATTTTGGGCTTGCTAAATTCTATGATCGCGGGGCCAATCCTCAAACAACCTGTGTGGTTGGAACAGTTGGATATATTGCGCCAGAGGTTACTAGAACAGGAAGGGCCACTACCAGCAGTGATGTTTTTGCTTTTGGCACTTTTATGCTTGAAATGGCTTGTGGAAGGAAACCTTTAGAGCCAGAACAATCAGCAGAAAAGATGATTTTGGTTGACTGGGTTCTTGATTCCTGGAAAATTGGAGACATTCTTCGAACGGTTGATCCAAAATTGGAAGGTAATTACGTGGTTGAGGAAATGGAATTGGTTTTAAGGCTAGGTCTGCTTTGTTCTTTCTCTACACCACAAGCTAGGCCAAGCATGAGGCAAATTGCGCAATATCTGGATGGGAATTCTAGCCTGCCAGAGATGCCTCTTGATGGTGCTAGCATAGGCTTGATGCCAGTTAGTCATGAAGAGCCTGGGGAGTTCAACTTGTCTTTCCGTAGATCTAATGATTACTCTGCTCATTCCTTCTCTAGTACCGACTCAATCCTCAGCTGCGGTCGTTGAATCATGGCTTAATGAGGTTTGTGCATACCATAGTAATCCTCAAAGCACCACAAAGACTGCTCCAAGAGgggttaattaattagcatagAAACATAGgtataatttatgatttaagcAAAACACATGGTTGAAATAGTACAATGTTTGATGAAACAATGCTGGTCAATGATGGCCGTGTAGCTTCTTCCATTCTCCTCCGTGCTCTAACCCCACCCCACATTTCAACTCAACCATGCCGCATTCCCAAACTAGTTAGAATCAGTTTCACAGATCTTCCTTCTCCATTCATTTAGtccttgttcctttttttttaaaactctccATTTACTTCTGTTATGGACTAAAATGATTAATCACTTATGCCTGCCTCGTTTTTACATGGGAGGCTAATTACATATTGAACTATTCCGACTTCTGATATAGTGACTGCAGAAAGCATAGGCTTCagtcaactttttaaaatacagaaaatcCAACACCCAGTATCATCGATTATCCTAACTAGAGTGCAGTTCAGTGTGATATGGCTGCTGGCCGGGTGGTTTATTCACAGACTAGtagtggaataaaaaaaatggtgataatGTATCTTGATGCTGATGTTATACACACATATAACTGTTTTAATCTTTCTACAAACAGTCAAGATTGCAAAAACCACGTTCAAGGACGATAGAAGATATAGACAGCAGCTTTGTAGGCTGAAAAGGGATTAAAACACCAGCCAAGAAAAAGTAGAAGAAACATTGCAACAAAATTTGCAATAAGAAGGCAGCAATATTAATAACCTTGCTTTCAGAAAGAGTGTAGATACCCAATTACCTAATGAAAAGGCTAGAGATGTCTGATCAAAAAGCTTCCATCATTTCTCCTGGTTATAGGGTCACAGCTTGTTGCAGATGAGGCAGCGCAACCTCTTGGGACAGGGTACGTTCACTTGCTGTGCAGCCTTTCCTGCATCCAACTACCCTAAAGTGATTAAACAGACTCTAATTTATCAAGCACTGGAGATTAGTTGTAATGATCAACTTTAATTCTAATTTGGGTCCCTCAAAGAACTTACACAGAGCAAGTTAAACATGAAGTGACTTGATTCCATCTTAGGAAAAACAAGCTCATACTTGAAAAGATTTAAAAGACATTAGCCTCCTCGAAaaataccacaaaaaaaaaaaaaaaaaaacaaaaggaacttGATACAGATGCAGGATAGCCATCAAAGTGAGAATTACTGGTACTGATGTGTTCATACATCTTAGGTATTTCTCTGTTCATTGATTAACTCTTTCAGATTGCTCATCTGATTGAGGATGATAGGCAAAGCTCATGAATAGCTTGAACCACAATCTTTTAAACAGTTCCAAGATTCTTGGTAGTATCTTGTGAGGTTCCAGCAACGTGGATAAGCCACCCATTCCATCTTTTCCCTTTTGCTAGTATCAAATGCTTAAACAAACTATTTAAAACTACtaaagaattttaataaaagaaacgCCAGCTGATTGCTAGTTTTGGCAAAACGTTCAAAAGGCTTTGGACAAGGTTGAAGTCGGAGACAAATTCAAAGCTACAGTAGCCCTCAGTGCTGAAGTTTACAAATCATCTTCCAATAACCCCTCTTCGACTGTTGGGAACGAGCCTTTCTTGTCGAGTTTTAAAAGGACTTGCGACAATGTTACGTCCTTTTCTAGACGTTAATAAGGCTTAGGACAATGATGGAGTCGGAGACAAATTCAAAGCTGCAGCAGCCCTTAATGCTGATGTTCATGAATCATCTTCCAACAAACCACCTGATGGCAATATCCGTAACAACATAAAGGATGTCACGATTCGCACTGTGAAGTTTCTTCGTCAAATTAAAGCTCTTTGGCCTGCAGATGGTAACAGTGCTGGCGATTTGAAGATCATAATGGGACAAGTTGGCTGGCCTACAGATGGTAACATCAATGCCGACACCAAATTAGCTAAAACGTTCCATGACGGTCTCCTTAAAGAAGGGAACCCCTGTCCGACGAGGTTAATTGGATGTGTATCTCTTTGGCCTAATCGAAGAATCAGAAGAGCATTGCACCAGGACATTTCCAGAGACATTGGGGACTCTTTCGGTACGATGaacattcaaaattttcatGGATTTATCTGGAAAAGGTGATGAAGAGATGCTAATAGCAGCATATGGAGTCCAATACATGCCATCTCAATGGTGTGTGCTTGATGAGGAAAATAAGAACTTGAccatgataaaattgaaatcacCTATGCCCTGCTCTTTGGTCGTGAATGTTGAATATTTAGATAGCATTtggaaatgtatttttttaaattttttttatttaaaataatttttttaatgttttgaattattttgatgttctattattataaattattttttaaaaaattaaaaaatatattattttaatatatttttaattaaaaaatattttgtaaaacaacctttattattttcaaatacctTCTTGGCAGAGCTCCGCCTTGTCATGCATGCCCACTACCCATCTTTATTAATTGTGTCTATGGTTTtgattatcttgttttttctattttttattcttgtaaatGACAAGTTccattatgttttctttttatatttttcttcaaattttttaaaattaaatatgtattatcataaaattttattcttgtcAATTGTCAtaattctttgaaatttttttgaagcgTGTCTTTATGCTTAaagatatttaagttttttatttataaaaattaaattacatgtctgaaaatttatactttttttatttttacaatcataatttcatttgaataatttataataatggtagtataaaaaaagaatagattataattataaattttttataaatgagaaaaacatacattcaaaaaaaatattatgaaatattttttgaaagaaaaaacaattaaaggtagctttttaaatatatgaagCACAATTAAATTTGAACTTTCTTGGATGAtaagctataaaaataaatttactgaTCTTAAGAATTAGCACAAGAAgatttattgattatttatcttttaaagattaaatttattgatactTCTTTCAActtcctctttctctttctatctaAAAGTTGTGTGCCACAAAAATTACACGTTGAAGGAAAGAACGTGTGTATGTCCTCTTTTTAAGTGTATGTTGAgtagtgtattattttttaaaagtatttttaatttaaaatatattaaaatatatatttttttatatcaatacatcaaaattatataaaaaaatctaaaaaagttAGTTtaacaaacatttaaaaaacaaatcacaccACAAAAACAATAGCCGCCTTAAATGGGACCAAAACTTGCTTAAAGCAAGCATTaggttttaataataataataataaccaattGAGAAGCCTGTGCTTTTCTTTGGCCTATTATGGgctaaaattaatgttttcctGCAGCGAAACTTGTTATGGATTGTGAGTgcttttattatgaattatattGTTTGGCACAGTAGCAGTAATTACTATAGATAATGAGTGATTTCACTATAGATTATATTATTTGGTGGCGCATGGTAAGGCTGCAGACCCGCTCCCCTATGTCAACTACAATTTTGGTTAGGCTGCAGACCCGCACCCCTATGTCAATTATAGTTTTGGTGAGGTTGTAGCTCCCGTCCTGCAAACACCTGGCGCTTTGGCTGGCAAGCCCTGGGCACTCACGCGCCAAGTGGAACTGCAAGCCCCATGCTGCAAATACATGGCGCTAAGACTGGGCCACGCACGCGACTGCAGACCCAGGCGAGCGAGTTTGCACACCCGTGCCCCAAGGTCTGCAGAATCGCATGCAAAGGCTGTATACCCAGGGATGGATGTAGACCCAAGCGATCGGGTCTACAAACCCGCTCACGGTTTCCAGACCCTCGCCCCTGGGCTACAGACCCGCTCGCCGAGGTCTACAGAACCCCGCGCCTGGGGTGTGCAGAATCGGGAGCAAGGTGCAGACCCGCCCGTTTGGGTTTCTTCTGCCATGTCTGGGGTCTGCAGACCCCTAGGAGTTACAGACCCCGcagagaaaaataacaaatttgacaaaaaatgaaaacaaagataataactaataacacttattattattattattattattattataaaaagattattcCTATAAAAACTTGAActaaacaagtttaatattattattatttattgttatcattagtaaattgaaaaaaaattatttattgttatcattTCAGCAAGGGTTGaatttcttattaaaacatgtttggttttggtttccaaaaatgttttggaaaaaaattgacaatttttaattttttttctttacttcaaattaatattttttttcctttaattcatattaagatgtttttgttttattttgatgtgattatataaaaaaaaattaagaaaataaaaaaaaaattatctcaatatttaaaaatatatatatatatatatatatatattaagatattcCCAATTTTAAGATATTCTCTATCAATCTGGCGCTATCAACAACTGAGGAGTAGGATGGAAACACCTGTGATACCATCACCATATACATAGAGGATTTGAGTCCTCTAATGAATCTCTTCACCCTCCACTCCTCAGTGGGTAGAAGATGTTCTGCATACCTAGACAGTTGAGTGAACGTCAGATCATACTCATCCACTGTCATGCTCCCCTGAGTTAGCCTCTCAAACTCATAAAGTCGAGCATCCCTGACGCTCTGAGGGAGAAACCTGTGTAAGAACATGGAGCTAAACTCCTTCCATGTCCACTGAAACTCTACTGGTCTTGCTCTTTTTCTAGACTCAAACCAAGAGATTGCGACATCTCCTTCCAACCTAAACGATGCCAAACTCACAGCTCGGTCGTTTGTACATCCCAAAGCTTCACACCGTCGCCAAATGTCATCTAGGAACCTCTGAGGATCCTCTGAACTGTCCATCCCAGTAAAAATAGGAGGTGCCAACTTCATGAAGTCATTCAACGGCACATTAACTCCCTGAACAGTGTGGGATGTCGAGGGTACATCTCTATCCCTCATTCTGTCTCTCTCCATAGAAAACTCTATCCAGGTCCGCACAACCTGGCTAAGTTGCTGAACCTCTGTAACAGGCTCAGGGTCAGCTACCCCCACACCTGTTTCATCAACCATATCTTCCTCTTCTATCTCCTGAGGCTCTTCCTCTACTGGTGGAGGTACCTCATCATCATGTTGAGGCACGGGTGCACCGCGCCTCCTTCTCTGTCTTGCAGTTCTCAACTGCATAATAGGGATATCATCCTGATCATCATCTACCCTAATAGTATCAGCTATTCGTCTATTCCTCGgcatttcctaaaataaaagtgagagcACTTAAGTCATGCTAGAACAATAGCATGATAATTATCACAGAATTATAGGAAAGCATATCTATCACAAGGAATAAGACATGCTtgataagaatttaaaatttcaaaaacaacaaacaagacgaTACGGATTCTAATGCTCcacttattatgaaattaattatattattgtttctttaacctaaagctctgataccaaatttgtcacaacccgaatcccggatccgtgaccggcacataggcaaggtttccctccaaggttccgtacctatgcgaacccaaacttacatacaaacttatccttcaaaactcaatcagagttgttcaacgcagcagtaacaacaaaactaactttataacataattcgattgtcttaatacaagagttcatatatattcatagttttggagcactaacttgacataaaaggaaggtacaaattacaaccaaaaagcaggttcgaaagattcaacaaaagtgacttgctatcaagctataagcctgaaaaggataaataatgagagggtgagttcaacaactcagtgagtatataacgttcaatatacacacacgaggtaatacagcaatgagaatatatatacaattatggctctaggttcttattggaaggtttctcaaataggccataacaagaagattatatggtaaagctcgtcagaaaatcaaaatgcaatgagcatgaggctccgtactgtgggatgatcagtccacacaggttggtgactcccccgaccaactagggttcagatacgatgtgcacaaagactaacactaccatGTTAGCATgtgtattctgactgacataccataggttcataatcgtaatcaaacaaacatattcatatctcaaagctcaactcattacatcaatcaaatgaggagctatcaattcagaaatcaattcaaaatatatgttggttcatatcaagaattcaaattcaataattgatcatgctttatcataacaaggataataatcagcatatatattatcaagaagcatgactcaattcatattaacaaatcaaatatttatactatttctcatgcatatggaaaattatccactcacctgactcaaaagcaacaGCACTCACAAGCAAACaccgaagaaaatcctactaacgtcccgccggtagaatatcaggattatctgaatacaaaggagacatattcaagaatgacttgaaagaacatataacctatttaatacacttaactaagtgtGTATTCCGTAatcctatatgtttttgaactaactagtcaattttcttaaaaacccaaaatctaacggttttcccgaaatctaatccataataaaaacaactaataaaattggtaataattcactaaataacccttaattattcataaaaataatctgaaaaagctaggattacagctagggactaatctgaaatttttccatatttttagagccaaattgtaacttttgtcaaatggaggaccaaactgaaatttgtcataaatccatgaatatactgaaattatgacctcaattaatcctcaattctgtccaggatgtatcattatgcttcagggaccattctggaattttaccaaatttttagggtcaaattgtaatttttgttaaattggaggaccaaattgaaagtgttaaattatcttatctatacagtaattctacccataatttatattttattctgttcagaatctcggaatatgctccagggaccaatttgtaattttccaaagttcggggactaaactgtaattttcggaaattgagggaccaaattgaatttttgtcatcttcaacctccattcCAGAATTCtaacagaaaccccactgttcTCCCCTTATTTCAAGcataaatttcaccatttacacaaaaccataactcaaaatcatcacaatcttccataatcaactaaatcatcaattaaccacaacaattaaccttataaccttcaaattaattcatcaatttaaatcaaacacaatttctcaaaaccctaacattcatcaaaatcaaattaaagctgacttaaaacatattatacacattaaaccataaatcttacccttttaacttatttcctccaaatcctttcctttttccctttattttcccctcctttctcttcttcttcttcttcccttctctCCTGCCGATTCTCTCTCAAAATTTtcagatctctctctctctctcttttttctattatatatatcaactatttatccaattactactatacccctcatttaatttattcttacaTCTAAGCCTttaagggctttattgtattttccattcattaatttcaaaacattacaaaacCCATCAAGCTCAACTCCTGTTGCGAGCACGACCCATCAGCGTGAGTCCTATCCATAGCAGAAcccatcaataatttttttttattttttttttattttctcttggtTCATGCAATCTTTTCCAGACCTAACAAATTTGGAGCAGGAAAAGGGCGCCACACCCAAGGGAGCTTGGGTGTGGCTATGGAGCACACCTAAATCCCTTGGGTCTAGAGCCCCACCTGACTCAATATTATTGGTCTCTCGTGAGCCCTTGGGTGTGGCTATGGAGCAGACCCAAATCCCTTGGGTCTGGAGCCCCGCCTGACCCAATATTATTGGTCTCTCATCAAGACTCAATCTATTGGGTTCTGCGTCAAGATTCAAGGCTAATGGATCCTATGCTAGAACCCAATATTTTTGGGTTCTGAATCACGACCCAATTTTATTGGGTTGTGTCAAGACTCAAAGCTCTTCGGTCCTACATCAAAACCTAAGGTTCTTGAGTCTtaggtttctaaatataattttttgtatttataaatattattattattattattaaaataattaataaatttgaaaaacattattatcaatattgaaaaacaaccatagattaaatttaaagtgtaaaattaataataataataataataataataataacagttattattactattattattattattaaattttaaaaaaaaatattattattattgaagtaaaaccataattgtttttgaaagattaaaaaatataaaaattttggcaaacaagttaaatattattattaatattataaatattattgttgtgttttgCATTGCAACCAAACTCAACACTCTTGGATCCGATGCTACAGCCACACCTAATGTTTTAGGTCttagatttttatgatatttttttattaaaataataggtgAGTTCACGGCATAACGCGGACCACCTAACTAGTAATTACTAATTCTTAAGTGTTCTAGCTTAAgtaaaaattaatgggttaaaattgaaaaagggtTTGGATTTCCTTAATTTTACCCGAGTTACTGTATTggattatgtaaaaaaaaataaaaagttaccctaaattttttaagtttataatacttcaaattaatacaaaaattaaagtattataagtttgtcattatattttatttaactaaaaatcagatacatcaaattaacaaaaatgcTACTATGCacacatcatcaagaacaatcATCATCGGGGCTCTAATTCTCCATTCAAAATGCAAATTCCGTTTTGGGACCAAATCATTGCCCATTCTTCCATCATCCCCTTCAAGACCCCTTGTTTATCTATTGGCCATAAGATccattttattctctctttcgCGACACATTCTCAAGAATTGAAACCCCAAATTGAACCACAAGTTGAAaagctgaagaga
Coding sequences within it:
- the LOC118057998 gene encoding L-type lectin-domain containing receptor kinase SIT2-like, with translation MMIASFKSLRFLLGLFVSLTLLALAQEENQFIYHGFTGANLLLSGIANIHPNGLLELTDTSKRQIGRAFFPFPFQFNTSLINNSQSLSFSTQFAFAMVPELPTLGGHGMAFTISPSVDFTGAMATQYFGILNSTSDGLPSNHLVAVELDAVPSPDLKDINDSHVGIDVNSLVSIESAPVTYFSDEEKENKSLTLISGHVMHVWIDYDEAEKLLNVTVAPVTRTKPTLPLLSTSLDLSSVMLDSMYVGFSSSTGEVDSSHYILGWSFNRGGQAQSLDVSKLPSLPHQRKSRKKSYLRILVPTITAIILLVAISGAAYITRRKKYEELRVDWEQEYGPKRFSYKDLYKATTGFTDRKLLGSGGFGKVYRGVLPSSNMQVAIKKVSHDSKQGTKQFVAEIASMGRLRHRNLVQLLGYCRRKGELLLVYDYMPRGSLDKLLFRNDTPSLNWVQRHQVLRGVASALLYLHEEWEQVVLHRDVKASNILLDDDFNGRLGDFGLAKFYDRGANPQTTCVVGTVGYIAPEVTRTGRATTSSDVFAFGTFMLEMACGRKPLEPEQSAEKMILVDWVLDSWKIGDILRTVDPKLEGNYVVEEMELVLRLGLLCSFSTPQARPSMRQIAQYLDGNSSLPEMPLDGASIGLMPVSHEEPGEFNLSFRRSNDYSAHSFSSTDSILSCGR